In the genome of Succinivibrio dextrinosolvens, the window TTAGAGAAAACTCTTTTGAAAGAAAAAGAGAACATCATCATAAAGAACAGGAAGATTACAGCTGGTATCATCATTATCTGTTCGATTTTGTGTACAAAGATACCAAAATTTTCGTTTCTCTTTTCTTTTAGAGAGAAAGATCTGTTCATTACTGCAATTAGCTGCATGATAACAGCGCCCTCAAGTCCAAGCAGAATATACCAGACAAGAATGCAGAACCAATTAGCAAACATGGACATGCATGTTGCTTCAGCCATAGCCTTGTTGATACCAATTTCAGATAGCTTGCTGCACTCTCTGACCATGATCTTCTGAAGAGCTTTTCTTGCCTCGTCCTTGTTCTGTTCCTCAAGAGAATGCTTAACCTTCAGGGTAGTTACCAGAATAGGTTTAGATTCAAGCAGGAATGGCAGAATCAGAAGAGAAACAATAAGGTCGTGGTTGACGACAAACTTCAGGAAGAAAACAATCAGAAGAGCAACTACGATAATGAAGAAAGGTAAAAAGATACTTGAGAAAACACTCTGTGCTTCGGAGTTTTCTTCCTTGTTTACCTTTCTTGAAAGGCTTTCAAAAAACGGCCTTAAGCTTGAAATTCTTAAGGTCGGACCTATTGGCAGAATTATCTCTAAAAGCATGGCTGTAAGAAGTGTTATAGCCGGATACTCCAGTATCGAGAAGAATGTGCTTAAAACATCCATGAAGGATGCTTCCTTGGCAGCATTGATAATCTGCTCAACTGGCATAAAGCCTCCTACAGCATTTTGATCATTGCCAAAACTAATCTGGCGCTGTTCTCTGATGCTGATTTTACATTAAAATCGTAGGTTCCGGTTTCTTTCTCATCAGCTGAATCTGATA includes:
- a CDS encoding cobalamin biosynthesis protein, with protein sequence MPVEQIINAAKEASFMDVLSTFFSILEYPAITLLTAMLLEIILPIGPTLRISSLRPFFESLSRKVNKEENSEAQSVFSSIFLPFFIIVVALLIVFFLKFVVNHDLIVSLLILPFLLESKPILVTTLKVKHSLEEQNKDEARKALQKIMVRECSKLSEIGINKAMAEATCMSMFANWFCILVWYILLGLEGAVIMQLIAVMNRSFSLKEKRNENFGIFVHKIEQIMMIPAVIFLFFMMMFSFSFKRVFSNLKSHLNSFVNASSCAVMDMLGSFANISLGGPRYYEGELVRLPKLGGENEPEIASPLKLYNKLRFCGILFVCVCVIMHIFLYTF